The nucleotide window CGAGAAACTGTCGCGCAACTTCCTATTGTTCTCTTCACGTGAATCGCGACGTTGCGAAAAAGAGTTTGAACTGCGTTTCGGCTTGccaatatgttgttgttgggcTTGTGACTCGGATTTTATGGAATCCTGTTCGGAGCGACGCATTTTGCCTGAACGATTGCTGCCAGTGGTGTTGGTGTTGTAAGAGTTGGTGAGGTTCGAGTAAGAACTGCCGTTATGCATGAAGAGACGCAACAGTATGGACGGTAGCAAGCCGGAGATGCCAGACTTAACACGCTGGCCATGCAAATTGCAGTTAGCCAAACGAATGGGAGACACCTAACGAAAAAAGAACGATTAATAATAGTCGAACAATGGCAGATTTAAAGCAAATTACATACCCACGCATGCAACGCGGTGCCACTCTCAATTAGATACACATCTACTGCATCTATAGACACACGCGTCATTTTGTATTTGATGTCCTCAGCTGAAGggcatttatatttattctcCTCCTTGGTGTGAGGACATTGGTTGCTGGGCACGCCGTGATGGCAATTGCGTACGGTTTTTGGAGATTTCAAGCAATTTTCCGGATCCACTGCCAGCAATACCAAGGTTTCCAAGCCAACAACAATATTGCAAAGCTGTGGTAACGTAAGCTTTCCTGACAACTTTCCTAGCTGCACCTCAATTAGCCACGAATACTCCAAGGTGTCTTCGTCCAGTGCGCAACCTTCGTTACTAAACATCGCATGGCCGCGTACCTGCACCGCTGAGAGCAATAAGTGCCCCTGATTTATATGCTTATCGCGATTCGGCCGCACCACCAGATCCGAAGTGATCAAATATGACGGACTAACCAAAACTTGCAGCGTGGTTTCGTGAAAGCGTTTATTCATCTCGAAACCGAAGCGTTCAATCAAAACCACTGGGCATGGCGGATCGTTCTCATTGCAATTTTTCATCACATGTGCTTGTATGTCGTGTATGATCAGTGAAACTATCACTTCCAAGGGGCGATATAGACGTGGATCGAATGGCTTTTGCTTCTCCTCTGGTACAGTCACCTCCGAAATGGACTTTGTGGCTATGTCTTTCTCTTTCGACAGCAGTTGATCTTTCggatttgttgttgtgctggttGAGGTGCTTTCCTTCAAATTAACATTGGACTGTTCCATGTCGGTGAAGTTTTGATCTTCgccaaaaatgttttctttcaaatttataaagttGCGTAATACGTTGCCGTAACACATCAGTACCGAAGAGCCGATCTCCAGTTCGACGGTTACCTGATCAGCTGGTAGGGTGCTTGGATCGAATTTGTGCTGCTCGGGTTTTTGCCAAGAGGATACAGGCGACTTTCGTATTTTGGGTATGCGCATTGGACTCAGTAGAATCTCTTCTTTTTCAGGCGTAGTGATGTCGGCTTGGGGATCGGGACCCAGCGGTGGCACAGGATGGTACACATACTGTATTGATAGTGCTACGATCGGAACTGTCCAACAGTCTATCCAACCAGCACTGTATaagaataaaacaacaacaaaacgataATAAAACGTTTGATTAATGGTcgttctttaaaaatattaagggTTACTCACCTGCGCTGGCATATTTTGCGCCACTTTTTCGTATACAATTCCGGACGGCTTTTAACGCGACCACCGCGTGTCAAAAGTCGCGCGTTTTCATCGATAGCCAAAACAATGGGACGCGCCGAAGATACCTCTGGCACATACAAACTCAAATCTAAGCCTTCGCCATGTATCCAAAATTTGAGTGTTACTGTTTTGGGCAGAAAATCATCGAATGGCAGTGCGAAGCTCATATCGAATACGTCGCCACAGAACGCCAAATGATTGTTCTCCTGATTCGCACTCGAACAATCGATCCAATTGTACTCGTTGCAAAGCATTAGAATCTCAAACTCATTCAAGAGTATGTTGAATTTGCATGTGTATGGTACAAAGGTTAAAATGTCGGGTCTGGCTTTGCTAGCCCAATCCTCGATGAGATCCTGAAAGAAGCACTTATGCTTGTAAACAATAAAAGCAGTCGCTTTGCAACCGGTTAAAGCTATGCTCCAGTCCTGCGGCGCGTTCCAGAGAGTTGGGTAGTGTATGCGCACTTTATATTCGAGTGACTCCAACTCGGCTAGACTGCGGTACTGCAGTGAAGTGGTGGCCTCGACATGAAACAGTTGGCCTTGAATTTTCGAAGTGTAGCCATCAGCATGTGTTACCCACGGTATTGTCAACTCCACGTATGAGGCTGGTCCCACGGTAATATGCATGGCATTTGTTTCTTTATCTTTTGAAAAGAGTATGTCAATTGTGGCTTCACTCAGCACACAAAGTGTAACATCGAATGATTGGTAGCTCCGCAACTCACCCGGCTTGGGTGTCGGTGTAACTACCATCTCTTGCCAATCGGgtggataaaaaaatttgaagagatGATCACGTTGACGATCCGCCCATGGACCATAGCTAAAATCAGTGCCTTTCAAACACTTTATATTGATACCCCAAACGGGCGGCGACGGTTCGACGACATCACCATTGGCCAGAATAATTGTTACCGGTTCTTCTGGTACCAAACCCGGTTCgtccatataaaaatacaattccaTTTGATTACACATCATAACGACAAAACCCTCGCCCATGTAGCGTGGCGGTTCATCCACCAAACCGGTATACTTTGGGCTGGGTGCAAACATGACCTTTGCATTCTCCACATTTGCTTTCACGAAATGCATGAAATGGTCGAGCCGACACACAGCGGGTTTGGTACTGTACGTACAGTGCGCCTCCTCCACAGAAATTGACAGAGTTGTTGGTGTCAAGCGATTGCCGAACACAAACCGGCCTGAGCAAATATCCATCTTTATGACCGGTATCAAATCACGCCATGTGGTGGCTTTCATGGCCTCTGAATTCTTAACACTCTCGCGCTTACTTTGGCGCGCATTTTCCATGTTCATGGTGTGCTCTTTTAGTTTTGAACGCTCTTCAGCTGATAAATTATCAGTCTATAAAAGTAAGAAAAGGTTTTTAATCGGTTATAAAAGGTGTATATACTTTATTATAAAAGCTTACCGGTATAAGAAGTGACGGCTTGAGTCCGAACGTTTTCTCCAGTTGATCATAAAGGTCAGAGCGGTTGTAAATGTGAAGCTCAAAACCATTTAATTGCACAGAGAGACGTGTATCCGAATGTGAAAGATCTTGAATATCGTTTTCGGTtaagttttttcaataattagattttaataaataaccaACCTTCGGAAACATCTTTGGGAACATAAGACCGCCACcaacgaaatataaaataaccaTCTTGAACGCGGACTGAATAGTCGAAGGTTATATACACGAAATCACGGAACATGATTTTTCCCGCCAATGGATTCAATGCTACTGAACCTGGAAAAGCATTGCAACAAATTTACTTATAtcatgtttatgtatataatagaggaaatttaccaattttgaaGTATGCGCCTTTTATGAACCATCgattaacaatttttgttatGAAGACTCCAACCAGGCGGGAATTGTAAAATGTAATATAGGTAACCCACGTTATAGATGTCAGTAGAGAGCAAAGTAGCCATATCTGGAAAtatcaataaatgaaattaattaattgtttcatataaatgaattaaaaagttaaagtaATAGGGTAATAGGGCTAGTTCGTGGATAATACAGGCAAAACAGTCTAGTAAAGCCATTGATTGGTGTAAAACCGAAAAAACCCCGTTAGTTTGTCATTGTAAAATTACACAACCTTAAAAAAATTCCGATGTTACCTATTAGATtatatacaaaaagaaaaatcaaaaattcaagaTAATCGTGCAGAAGTTTCAGATCGATGAGAGGTACTGACTTTAAAAACGTGAGTTGTGATAAAAGCGCTTTAAAGCTTTGAATTActcgtaatttcataatttttgagcCAATCGACTTGAAGACACAacattttttagatatttatattcatttaagaacgaaaaaaacaaaaaaatataaaacccaCTCTCCTTTAAGAATAGAGCTTCAATTTCGTTAATATACATGCACGAGTAAATGTGTACCGTACTGTTATTCCTAAAACTCATACTAATTTAAATTAAGTGCTCTACAGGTTGCAACACACCGGAATTATTTACCAACCACCCACACCCCCATGCATGATTAAAATCTATTTGACAACTTGTTGGCTGAGGTCAAATACCCAAGCTTCATAGTAAACAAACACTTGTTTATATgccgttacaaaaacaaaaatgtaaataaacaaagcagccaaatcaaaacaaaacttcTGCGCATGAACTGCTTGTGTCAAATTCATAAACATTAACAGCTGATCCATAAACTGTGTTTAATTTGCATAATTCGTAAGACAGCTAAACACATCTCCGATCGAGAGTTTTCAATCCTCTATACAGCCCAAACACTTGTTTACACACAAGTACTAATTATACACAAGCACGCTACATGGAATTTTAATCAGAAACAAAGCATAAGTAAAGTTATCTCTGACTTagcctatacatatgtatatacgtatataagtttatatattGTGTATCATGCAAAGTCAATGAATACTGATTTGTAAGGATTGCTAAAGGGAATAATTAGTACATGCTAATATTTATGGTTTATCTTGCGATTTCTTAACTACTACTAAACTAGAGAATGATTCACCCGATGctgtatttacaattttatttatacatgtatctatgtatacatacgttcataaatatacatatgcttatatGGTAGGCTTCCGGAACAAATAAGGCAACGACCTCGCAATCATAACACAAGAGATAAGTGTATATAATTGCAAACAGCTAACAGATTAAAACGAAGCTAGaatatcaattaatttttaaataaaatttcagcgATATACCAACAAAAAGCAGAGTGGAGCTAAATGGTAGAACTAAGTTCCATACATAGGTTTATCAAACAAATAGGCTTTCTCCTTTATCTAAACAAGCGATAAGATTTGATtaactaaataatattaaattaaaatgatgaATCATTTTATAACCCATATTTATATCAGTCTTCCACAATGCATAAGATAATCTATTCTATCTCTTCCGgcattactatatacatatattttattacggGGTAACGCTAcgcttattttcattattatactGACAAAGCAATTGGTACTTACCATCGGTGCATCGATTTTCATGTTTTCCAGCGGTATGTGGCTGGTATTGTTCCAGGTTCCCGCTTCGGGGAATCCGAAGTTGTTATCAGTCTCTTCGATAACCATTTCCATCTTGTATTTGCCTTATTTTCGTTTTCTTAAAACTACCAGATTAATCAGTCGCAATTGATTTTACAAAAAGAGAAACATTCACATAGATAAGAAATATCACATCCCATCAGCGTAAAATACATTACACTTCTTATATCTTTACATTTTGTATAAACTTCACACATTCCAACATCATTTACTACttaaaatactaattttatagAACGAAATTACTGCTATGCAATTTTACACGCCCTTATTAGCAAATGTTGTGGACTTCGATTTTTCCCACTTTTGGCATTGGGGCTGCGCCCAGTTGCCTTTGTAACTTTTCGACTAATTTGCAACGCTAATAAGAAGTTCAATTAGACTCGCACATGTTTTCGTTTATCACAAATCACTCGTCCTGTTTAATAACTAAGTTTTTCAGCACTTTTCgttgaaaataaataacaataaatgtgaaattaaattaaaaataaattgggaAAATGTTCGTAACTACTCGACTAGACGACATCTTGTGAAAACTATTGACAACCGCTGTCAATTGATTGTCATTAGTGCCAAATGACGGCTTTCGGCTGTGTTTCATGGGAAAAAATTTGGAGATCATTAAAGAAATCAATATTGATAATAATATAAGAAAGGCAGCTTTGATttggaatatataaaatataatctaATTCTTCATTGTCAAATTTATCCTAACTCTTGTTGTTACCCATCCTCacaatagaataaaaaaaaaaaatttattaaaagtaaataataaattcagcAAAACTCATATACagtaagtttttagaaaaatatttataatgctaTGTGTATTTGGGATCTTgccttacatatgtacatacatatacccatGAATTCTACTAAGCGAAATCTCAAATGACAGGTTTTGTTACATTGGCTCTCAAATTGTGAAGATGTCTAATGCCTTAGTTAGTACTATTCGTAGTGGAGAAATGAAAACATTTATAAGTTCCGGAACTTGGTTGATGCTCTATAGACCCCGCCAGAGCTCAAGAGCGCCGAATGGGTATTTTCACCATTTGTTCAAACTTGGCattaatttgctaaaaattcTGTTCCACAAAAGAAAATAGCAAGGGAGCAAATcatgaaaatatgaatattattctTATACGTATTTATATCTTACATGAGAAATGTTTATgacaatttagtttttattaaatattaatggaAGTATGTTATTTGAAAGGGAGATCCTCCATTACAAAGTTAGACAGTTaccttttccaaatatattaaagtaatgTACTAATATAGGAAACTTGATTTTCTATGTTCTCTAATTATACCGTATGGCTTTGAATGCAACCTTACAATGACGCCATATATTCAGCGTTTTCTTGTAGTTTTTCTTGCAGCTGTCATGTTTGACAGTCCCCAAAACGCATACAACGACATTTCTTCTTCAACGCACGAATTAAGCGGTTAAATTGGGAAAGTTTTGTGCAAAAACTCCAAAATCCGCGTGCTATATTAAGCAGGAACTgaatattataaagaaaatgtgaGATGTTGtgattttctgttgttgtttatatgtGTTTACCATAATCTTTCGAAATCTAGAGATCTGAGGAAACACAACTTCATTTCAACATTGCCGAGGAAAAAATCGTGAGTTCGTTCGGGTGTAGAAGAAAATAGAACAAAAGCGAACGAAGGAGACTCATTCTTATTATAAAGAGTGCAAATAGAAATTCGCTAACAAAATGTCAGGAATAGCAATTACGCGCTTAGGGGAAGAACGTAAAGCTTGGCGCAAGGATCACCCATTCGGTTTTGTCGCCCGTCCAGCCAAAAATCCAGATGGCACTCTCAACCTTATGATTTGGGAATGCGCGATTCCCGGTAAGAAGGGCACCGCATGGGAAGGTGGTCTCTACAAACTGCGTATGATCTTCAAAGATGACTACCCCACATCGCCACCAAAATGTAAATTCGAACCGCCACTATTCCATCCTAACGTGTATCCGTCTGGAACGGTTTGTTTGTCATTGTTGGATGAGGAGAAAGATTGGCGCCCCGCCATTACCATTAAACAGATATTGCTTGGCATTCAAGATTTGCTAAATGAACCGAACATTAAGGATCCAGCGCAGGCAGAAGCATACACAATCTATTGTCAAAATCGTTTGGAGTATGAAAAACGTGTACGGGCACAGGCACGTGCAATGGCTGCCACTGAATAGAAGGACGAATAAATTGCATTTCgcacatacataaaaacatatattagtAGTTAGGAGACGAGAAATAAGGGTAAAACACAGGAGCGTAGTCAAAACGGCGTGCGAATAGTGGAAATGCACGCTTGTACTGCGTTTAGACGTAAACGGTGATTTGAAGCATTTTCGAAAATGCTCTAATGCTAGTGTTCTCCAATACTTCGGGGACaaactaattatttaaattattactgtatttgtctatatacatatatgctcctactttttaatgaaataaatctaATGTATTTACAcatgaatttaaaatatataaataaacagaaATGTAAAGATGTGAAACTCGCAAGTGGGCTGCATCTCAACGTAGTTATGTTTTATTCCTATTGCTTAATGCtctgacattttttttgtacaatttcaaTGCATATAATTGAGTGCACAAATTATGCGATAACTTTTCGGTTTTTCTGATCAATAACACTAGAGAAGCAggtttaattttatacaaataaatagtaaatacatttgattcaaaaataaatgtttggtTTTACTGCCTTGGAAAGCAAGGATATATTGAGAATCTTCAATATAGGATAATGtctatataattttatgatttaatgtGGTTTGCACTTCTGATAGAAGTTTGAAGGAAAGTTGGTAGCTGGCACTGAGCGCAAATCTTTCAAATGGATGATAAAAGTTACCCCAATCATTTTGCTGTTGGGTTGTAAGACTTATTTGGAATGCAGTACTGCTTCCATCGGAAAAGACCCGTCTATTAATTCGACGAAGAATTGTTAACTTATTAATTACTTTGGTTATCGTTACAACAACTGGCATGTGGATACTAGTACTACTAACTAACCTCACTTTTTGGCATATATAacctcaatatatgtatatacatacatacatacttacgcacgtacatacatatgcatgctttATTGAACTGAAAATTGAAACTTTATTGCTATTTAGAATATCGGGAAggatatgcatacacacattttTGTCTTCAATTACCACTtttctcacatacatatatacattcatacatatgtattttggcTTTGTTAAATaggtatgtacgtacatacatatgtgtgcaataAATGAAGTACCTAATACAAATTTCAGAGTGTTGGAAGATTAGTCATCCTATcttcatacagccataacgaatACAACCGTAAGGTACTCTGTggatgcacatacatatttgttgttttagcaGCAATGCtgatattacatatacatatgtatgtatgtacatatatatgttgctGTAATATTTAGGGGTTGTCTTTGAGATCATGGCTAACTGACTTGGTTACCTGATAAATGCCTACCCACACTGCCTCTAGCATCAGACTATTTGCCTATACTTGTCTCGACTTTAATTCCATGGTTAATCCAACTTTTAGCTAATTGTGGCTGAACTAACTAGAATCGCTTTATTATCGGTACATCGCCGAATCACAAAAGCCATTGGAATTGATGATGCCACAGTATGTTTTAAACCTGACTCTAAGTGGCCAAGCATAGTCTTCGGAGCATTTTCAATGCATTGTTAAGTAGCCATCTTATGAGAGCCCTAGTCTAAATATAAGGAACGTAGTCCAGCAGCACTTCTCACAATATCACCTTAGAAGATTAAATTCTTAATGTTTAAAAGTGCTGGACGCGGATAAGGAATTGTAATTGGAGGAAGTCTTTGCAGTGTGTTTTCACACAAAAATAGAAATgcataacaagaaaaaacgttaacttcggctgcacagAAGCTACAATAACCTTCACATTCatagtttccatataaaaacttgatttagATGGGGTAGattatatggcagctacatatacatacatatgtatcgtaTGTTACAGTGTTATGATCTGAACCATATATTTATTAGGAAAATGTATCACTGTTTTAGACAACaacccatgccaaatttggtgaagatatctcgttaaataaaaacgttttccatGCAGGAGCTtggttttgatcgttcagttaaAATGagagttacatacatatgtacgtatatatggtggtccgatatcagcggttaTGACAAACTTCTGAACCgcgattttgcaactttttgtgGCGGAGATACCAGAGGACTTGATTTTCTAAAGCGCAGTGGTCGCTTATTCTAAGTGTTTTTCATGACACACAAGAATAGGAAGCGTACAGTTCCTTTACATAATAGACTAAATTGATTAAGTACCAATAAGACAAAGGACCGCtcgtaataatgaaaatattgctgccgatCGGCCAAGTATTGCTGGGGACTGTAATCAATCGgttccaagacgttctcaagaattgggactgtGTCAAAAGACAAACTGGCGGATTTTGAAAAAGGCTTGATAAGTAAAAAATTGTTCTCaatcaagaactgaagccatgaAGTATTTGCTGACTTTGCCTTGGAaccaaaactgtcgattctggtgtGAAAAAATCCACAAGTTTTTCGTgataatggttgttcatgaataatttgtggattttcagCTCAATTAACAGTTTGGTGTGCTTTTTAGTCTAGTGGAATCATCTGTctgtacttctttcgaaatgaaggtGGTGACATCTTTACTGTCAATAGAGAGCGGTAACGCATAGGTCGATGATAACCAGCATTTTATGGCCGCGATTGGAAGCAGTTGATCTTGagaacatctggttccaacaagacggggtTACGTGCCGCACAGCATGCGGAAAAAGACGATCTactgcgagaaaagtttggagattcgattatttcaagaaattgtgacattaaaTATCCTCCAAGAAGCTGTGATGTAACcacattagactacttcttctTGTGGGATTATTTGAAGTCAATGGTCTTAAGAAAAAAAGGAGattcttcaagctttagaagccAATATTGAACGTGATATTCGATATTATTGtaatacgacttgatttagtacTCGAAAATTGACTTCATCAGATTCATTCCTTCAAAATAAGTCGTGAAGGCCTTTtaaatgatgttatattcagaacttaattgtatcgattgtacatcacaataaataaaaaaacatttgaattttcttaacAATTATAGTTAAATCAACtcattcttattggaaaactctGTATTACGAAACTGCCTCAACCTCAGAGAGTATTATTTAGTAATTTGTGGTATAACTCAGTGGCAGTAAATGATTACCTCTCCGACTTTTCTCTATTTTTGCGGTCTCGACATTTTTCTACGACATCCGAGTTAATTTGATTTAGTCAATGAAATCGATGATCGACACTTACCTCGTCAAAAAGTATAACCAAATTATACAAATTGACATAACCTGAAAATCCTAGCAACTCTATCGCCACCTTGCAGGTAATTCAGCAGCTAGTCGCCGGATATCAGTATTCTCCTAAATATTAACTACACAACGAAGTCTTTAGGCCCTCAATTAAGGAAATTTGCGAACATACAACTTCTGAGAAGTTTCATTAGAAATAAACCTCATCAGTTGCGTACCTAAACCAGTCCATCCACCTAGGAACATATTCATAAAAACTTTGACTTTGAAGCAATGGTCACTGTTGGAGGTGGAGAGATGAGTACGAAAGAATTCTGTAAACCTATTTCagaaaattctttaattttttattccttgTTACTTCGACAACGACTAAATGAAGGATCGTAACTGTAAATACAGATTAAGAGATCACAATTGCGATATGGAAAGCAAACCACTGGTCTGAATATTCCACAACAGTCCACGCGATTTTATTGGAACCAACCCGGATCTCTTTCTGGCCAAAGACTGTCAGCAGGACAGTATTTTCGGAATGTGTTCTCCCatctaaacaacaacaataaatctgAAAATTCGATTGGAAGGCCTATTGTGAAACGATCGGGACTAAAATTACTTCACACTATACTGCGCGCCCTAAACCACCCTGTGTTCCTGATGCTcaacaatttaaaaagttttaaaagttCAAGTTCTGAGCCATGGAAAAGAAAACCGCGACCCATAGTTGCGATACTTTGCCAAATCTTGCATTCGCTCTGAAGATGTTCTGCATCTTTTCCTCGTTTTCTTCTTCTACCTCTTGACAGATTGAACAATTCTCGGTCTGCTTTTGTGTCTCATTTataatatatcgtcacctgaaaataacgtaacaacattttcggaaatttacagagGAAGCAAAGAAACACGTAATAAAATGAAACATAAGTGAAACAgaatttaaatattggttaaaactgggtTATATCTGATAGCAGAACCTTAAAATTTGGggcatatgtacttatatgtacatatgtaatttgaagtagtggcTCGTAATCAATGAAACACTTAATTTCGAagtttttgatgatacgttattttgcattttaggtgacgatatattccCTCTTTATTGGAGTCTAATTGTCGGGCGATGCCTGTTCAGAGTTCTCTGAAATATCGCTTTCCTGAAACAAACTGTAGATTCAtggtgaaataaaatattagattcACTACGAGTAATAGATCAAGACATTCTTCGTTTATCTCCTATGAAACCTTCAGAGACTTTAGAGAGTCCAAAGCTGATTGGCtctctgtaaatataaaattatatcttGTTTTAAGCCCAACTTTGTCAGAACAAGGAGGCTATC belongs to Bactrocera dorsalis isolate Fly_Bdor chromosome 1, ASM2337382v1, whole genome shotgun sequence and includes:
- the LOC105222014 gene encoding SUMO-conjugating enzyme UBC9-B, whose amino-acid sequence is MSGIAITRLGEERKAWRKDHPFGFVARPAKNPDGTLNLMIWECAIPGKKGTAWEGGLYKLRMIFKDDYPTSPPKCKFEPPLFHPNVYPSGTVCLSLLDEEKDWRPAITIKQILLGIQDLLNEPNIKDPAQAEAYTIYCQNRLEYEKRVRAQARAMAATE